A window of Streptomyces armeniacus contains these coding sequences:
- a CDS encoding chaplin: MRQVTKKGLITVAAAGGVLALSGGTAFADSGAQGGSANSPGVLSGNTVQLPVHLPVNACGNTVDIVGLLNPAFGNTCVNDDSGSKPEPPKTPDTPEPPAAEQPPEKPDAPQPEAPEAPEKEAPQEEAQTLPHPETQLAAEPETQLAATGNGYDVALGLSVGAGLLLTGGVLYRRTRAARQR; encoded by the coding sequence ATGAGACAGGTCACCAAGAAGGGCCTGATCACCGTGGCGGCCGCAGGCGGCGTGCTCGCGCTGTCCGGTGGCACCGCGTTCGCCGACTCGGGCGCCCAAGGCGGCTCCGCGAACTCGCCGGGTGTGCTGTCGGGAAACACTGTCCAGCTGCCGGTGCATCTCCCCGTCAACGCGTGCGGCAACACCGTCGACATCGTCGGGCTGCTGAACCCCGCGTTCGGCAACACCTGCGTCAACGACGACTCCGGGAGCAAGCCGGAACCGCCCAAGACCCCGGACACCCCGGAGCCCCCGGCGGCCGAACAGCCCCCGGAGAAGCCGGATGCCCCCCAACCGGAGGCGCCGGAGGCTCCCGAGAAGGAAGCGCCCCAGGAAGAGGCCCAGACACTGCCCCACCCGGAGACCCAGCTCGCCGCGGAGCCTGAGACGCAGCTCGCCGCGACCGGCAACGGATACGACGTCGCGCTCGGCCTGTCGGTCGGCGCCGGTCTGCTTCTCACCGGTGGCGTTCTCTACCGCCGTACGCGGGCCGCGCGGCAGCGCTGA
- a CDS encoding M20/M25/M40 family metallo-hydrolase, which produces MSQSSPPAATDPTGQDEVVDLCRDLIRIDTSNYGGNEATGERAAAEYIAEKLAEVGLEPQIFESDKGRASTVARIEGEDRSRPGLLIHGHTDVVPANADDWTVHPFSGEIADGCLWGRGAVDMKDMDAMTLAVVRDRLRSGRKPPRDVVLAFLADEEAGGLYGARHLVDHHPGLFEGVTEAIGEVGGFSFTVNENLRLYLVETAQKGMHWMRLTVDGTAGHGSMTNNDNAITELCEAVGRLGRHKFPVRMTKTVRSFLDELSDALGTELDPEDMEETLSKLGGIAKIIGATLQNTAAPTQLGAGYKVNVIPGQATAHVDGRFLPGHEEEFLADLDRVLGPRVQREDVHADKALETSFDGALVAAMQSSLKAEDPIAHAVPYMLSGGTDAKSFDDLGIRCFGFAPLQLPPELDFAGMFHGVDERVPVDGLKFGVRVLDRFLDQC; this is translated from the coding sequence GTGAGCCAGTCCAGCCCGCCCGCGGCCACCGACCCCACCGGACAGGACGAGGTCGTCGACCTCTGCCGGGACCTGATCAGGATCGACACCAGCAACTACGGCGGGAACGAGGCCACCGGCGAGCGTGCCGCCGCCGAGTACATCGCGGAGAAGCTCGCGGAGGTGGGGCTGGAGCCGCAGATCTTCGAGTCGGACAAGGGGCGGGCCTCGACCGTCGCACGGATCGAGGGCGAGGACCGGTCGCGGCCCGGGCTGCTGATCCACGGCCATACGGACGTCGTGCCCGCCAACGCCGACGACTGGACCGTGCACCCCTTCTCGGGCGAGATCGCGGACGGCTGCCTCTGGGGCCGGGGTGCGGTCGACATGAAGGACATGGACGCGATGACCCTCGCAGTCGTACGGGACCGGCTGCGCAGCGGCCGGAAGCCGCCGCGTGACGTGGTGCTCGCGTTCCTCGCGGACGAGGAGGCCGGCGGGCTGTACGGCGCGCGGCACCTGGTCGACCACCACCCCGGGCTGTTCGAGGGCGTGACGGAGGCGATCGGCGAGGTCGGCGGCTTCTCCTTCACGGTGAACGAGAATCTGCGGCTCTATCTCGTGGAGACCGCGCAGAAGGGCATGCACTGGATGCGGCTGACCGTGGACGGCACTGCCGGGCACGGTTCGATGACCAACAACGACAACGCGATCACCGAGCTGTGCGAGGCGGTCGGCCGGCTGGGGCGGCACAAGTTCCCCGTACGGATGACAAAGACCGTACGGTCCTTCCTTGACGAGCTGTCCGACGCCCTGGGCACCGAGCTGGACCCCGAGGACATGGAGGAGACGCTCTCGAAGCTTGGCGGCATCGCGAAGATCATCGGGGCGACGCTGCAGAACACCGCGGCGCCGACCCAGCTCGGGGCCGGTTACAAGGTCAATGTCATCCCCGGCCAGGCAACCGCACACGTGGACGGACGGTTCCTGCCCGGCCACGAGGAGGAGTTCCTCGCCGACCTCGACCGGGTGCTGGGGCCGCGCGTACAGCGTGAGGACGTGCACGCGGACAAGGCGCTCGAGACCAGCTTCGACGGCGCGCTGGTGGCGGCGATGCAGAGCTCGCTGAAGGCCGAGGACCCGATCGCGCACGCGGTGCCGTACATGCTGTCGGGTGGTACGGACGCCAAGTCGTTCGACGATCTGGGCATCCGCTGCTTCGGGTTCGCGCCGCTGCAGCTGCCGCCGGAGCTGGATTTCGCAGGGATGTTCCACGGCGTGGACGAGCGAGTCCCGGTGGACGGACTGAAGTTCGGCGTACGGGTGCTGGACCGGTTCCTGGACCAGTGCTGA
- a CDS encoding CU044_2847 family protein — translation MRRGAGRSPAGTRSSSALGDRAGELEEAIVQASGIAQQSLSQVQRRDGWQVASKEVKFGLTLAAEAGVILSKASAEASFGVTLTVERVPESP, via the coding sequence ATGCGACGGGGAGCCGGCAGATCTCCAGCCGGTACGAGGTCCAGTTCCGCCCTCGGCGACCGGGCCGGGGAGTTGGAGGAGGCCATCGTCCAGGCGTCGGGCATCGCCCAGCAGTCCCTCTCGCAAGTTCAGCGCCGAGACGGCTGGCAGGTGGCGAGCAAGGAGGTCAAGTTCGGGCTGACCCTGGCCGCGGAGGCCGGCGTAATCCTGTCCAAGGCGTCGGCCGAGGCATCGTTCGGGGTCACCCTCACCGTGGAGCGGGTCCCGGAGTCGCCGTGA
- a CDS encoding trypsin-like serine protease, giving the protein MTHASYWVELFQSQQRLGGGFLLTRRYVLTALHCLRGLTSPDEHVDVVLTDGS; this is encoded by the coding sequence GTGACCCACGCGAGTTACTGGGTCGAGCTCTTCCAGTCTCAGCAGCGCCTCGGCGGCGGATTCCTGCTGACTCGCCGCTATGTGCTGACGGCGCTTCACTGCCTGCGGGGGCTCACCTCGCCGGACGAGCACGTGGACGTCGTCCTGACGGACGGCAGCTGA
- the chpH gene encoding chaplin ChpH, with translation MIKKVVAAAAAASGLVLAGAGLAVADSGAQGAAVGSPGVLSGNVVQVPIHVPVNVCGNTVNIIGLLNPAFGNTCVNK, from the coding sequence ATGATCAAGAAGGTCGTCGCTGCCGCGGCTGCCGCGAGTGGTCTGGTGCTCGCGGGTGCGGGCTTGGCCGTCGCGGACTCCGGTGCCCAGGGTGCCGCGGTCGGTTCCCCCGGTGTGCTGTCCGGCAATGTCGTTCAGGTGCCCATCCACGTGCCGGTGAACGTCTGCGGCAACACCGTCAACATCATCGGGCTGCTGAACCCCGCGTTCGGCAACACCTGCGTCAACAAGTGA
- a CDS encoding DUF5703 family protein, with translation MPEYEFRDVYVPRSVSRKAATQLLTDHAEYGRWELDRTRLYPDGSRRVRLRRRIIRQLRATW, from the coding sequence ATGCCGGAATACGAATTTCGCGATGTGTACGTCCCGCGCAGTGTGTCGCGCAAGGCCGCCACACAGCTGCTGACCGACCATGCAGAGTACGGACGCTGGGAGTTGGACCGCACGCGGCTGTATCCGGACGGGAGCCGCAGGGTGCGGCTGCGCCGCCGGATCATCCGACAGCTGCGCGCGACCTGGTGA
- a CDS encoding helix-hairpin-helix domain-containing protein encodes MERAVTSQDKAAELLAAVRAVEKGERSAASFFAEPARTAPPAARPAPAPVPVPAGQAGGAAPAGPVTVPEPVRALLAEGGAPEELGGAVVTALGPRADEVLRDDPWQLLAVPGVRPEQADGFARALLGAECGPADERRAQALTVWLLERAALQGHTAQEPDALRAGLARHSVPDPEEALRGAVDAGAVLVFEDALDALEAPGVPRQQAAAGGADGADRTDGEGGADGDGTGGAERPVRLLAGLDRCALAEESLADGLARLIGTFTAGGTDGDGWEALAAAAPSPSAAELVRAAAGHGLVTHTGGEAARAEPAALVAAARALGLRAYAAAHSEDGRQRAAALIEAAAEAFPSRAAHGPDDGPNAGPDGSYGGVSGDGEQPAPAVTVSGLLDARTGPGRDDEGAYALDLLVLLDAPQLDAETAAALVESVPDGARLVLTGDPQLLGSAGPGQVFKDVLAARVCPRVVSRTPDPGPVGELVSGIGIGELLQVDAPGKEVVIVPVRDAGDAVHRTVQLVADSVPRAIGVPTEHTQVITPGHGGAAGTRALNAALKERLNPGPGRFGGFDPGDRVVHSAAPGRTAVGSVVSADQEGLRIDLAGGGSVVVPPGAVPTAVRHGWAVTAHQAAGLRWPAAVAVLPGDAAGALTREWVYTAFSRAERHLSVVHGAGDALPKAVAGVTAPERTTRLRTLLVQAAQAATAPAPALGGETGS; translated from the coding sequence CTGGAGCGAGCTGTGACCAGCCAGGACAAGGCAGCCGAACTCCTCGCGGCGGTACGGGCGGTGGAGAAGGGGGAGCGCTCCGCGGCCTCGTTCTTCGCCGAGCCCGCCCGTACGGCCCCACCCGCCGCCCGGCCGGCGCCCGCGCCCGTGCCCGTACCGGCGGGCCAGGCGGGAGGCGCGGCGCCCGCGGGGCCGGTCACCGTGCCCGAACCGGTGCGCGCGCTGCTCGCGGAGGGCGGCGCCCCGGAGGAGCTGGGCGGCGCCGTGGTGACGGCGCTGGGCCCGCGCGCGGACGAGGTGCTGCGGGACGACCCGTGGCAGCTGCTGGCCGTGCCGGGTGTCCGGCCCGAGCAGGCGGACGGCTTCGCGCGCGCCCTGCTGGGCGCGGAGTGCGGACCGGCCGACGAGCGGCGCGCGCAGGCCCTGACCGTCTGGCTGCTCGAGCGCGCGGCGCTCCAGGGCCATACGGCGCAGGAGCCCGACGCGCTCCGCGCCGGGCTGGCCCGGCACTCCGTGCCGGACCCCGAGGAGGCACTGCGCGGGGCCGTCGACGCGGGCGCGGTCCTCGTCTTCGAGGACGCCCTCGACGCCTTGGAGGCGCCGGGCGTGCCCCGGCAGCAGGCGGCCGCGGGCGGCGCGGACGGCGCGGACCGTACGGACGGCGAGGGCGGCGCGGACGGCGACGGCACTGGCGGTGCGGAGCGGCCGGTACGGCTGCTGGCCGGGCTGGACCGCTGCGCGCTGGCGGAGGAGAGCCTGGCCGACGGGCTGGCGCGGCTGATCGGCACCTTCACCGCGGGCGGCACGGACGGCGACGGCTGGGAGGCGCTGGCGGCCGCGGCCCCGTCGCCGTCGGCGGCGGAGCTCGTACGGGCTGCGGCCGGGCACGGCCTGGTCACTCACACGGGCGGCGAGGCCGCGCGGGCCGAGCCCGCGGCGCTGGTCGCCGCGGCGCGGGCGCTGGGGCTGCGGGCGTACGCGGCTGCGCACAGCGAGGACGGGCGGCAGCGGGCCGCGGCCCTGATCGAGGCGGCGGCGGAGGCGTTCCCCTCCCGCGCGGCACACGGCCCGGACGACGGCCCGAACGCCGGCCCTGACGGCTCGTACGGCGGCGTGAGCGGCGACGGTGAACAGCCCGCGCCCGCCGTCACCGTGTCCGGCCTCCTCGACGCCCGTACGGGCCCCGGCCGCGACGACGAGGGGGCGTACGCGCTCGACCTCCTCGTCCTGCTCGACGCCCCGCAGCTCGACGCCGAGACGGCCGCTGCGCTCGTCGAGTCCGTGCCGGACGGCGCCCGGCTCGTGCTCACCGGCGACCCGCAGCTGCTCGGCTCGGCGGGGCCGGGCCAGGTGTTCAAGGACGTGCTGGCGGCCCGCGTCTGCCCCCGCGTCGTCTCCCGCACTCCGGACCCGGGGCCCGTGGGCGAGCTGGTCTCGGGCATCGGGATCGGCGAGCTGCTCCAGGTGGATGCCCCGGGCAAGGAGGTCGTGATCGTGCCGGTGCGGGACGCGGGCGACGCCGTGCACCGTACGGTCCAGCTCGTCGCCGACTCCGTGCCGCGCGCCATCGGCGTCCCCACCGAGCACACCCAGGTGATCACGCCCGGCCACGGTGGCGCCGCGGGCACCCGGGCGCTGAACGCGGCGCTGAAGGAGCGGCTCAATCCCGGCCCCGGCCGGTTCGGCGGCTTCGACCCGGGCGACCGCGTGGTCCACTCCGCGGCCCCGGGGCGTACGGCGGTCGGCAGCGTCGTCTCCGCCGACCAGGAAGGGCTGCGGATCGATCTGGCGGGCGGCGGCAGCGTCGTCGTCCCGCCCGGCGCGGTCCCGACGGCCGTCCGGCACGGCTGGGCGGTCACCGCGCACCAGGCCGCCGGGCTCCGCTGGCCCGCCGCCGTGGCGGTGCTGCCCGGGGACGCGGCGGGAGCGCTGACCCGCGAGTGGGTCTACACCGCGTTCAGCCGCGCCGAGCGGCACCTGTCGGTGGTGCACGGCGCGGGCGACGCACTGCCCAAGGCGGTCGCCGGTGTCACCGCGCCGGAGCGCACCACCCGGCTGCGTACGCTCCTGGTCCAGGCGGCACAGGCCGCGACGGCGCCGGCCCCCGCCCTCGGCGGGGAGACGGGCAGTTGA